The Ooceraea biroi isolate clonal line C1 chromosome 1, Obir_v5.4, whole genome shotgun sequence genome has a window encoding:
- the LOC105278500 gene encoding probable ribosome biogenesis protein RLP24 codes for MRIETCYFCSSRIYPGHGIEFVRNDSKLFRFCRAKCHAAFKKKKNPRKVKWTKAYRKTVGKELAIDPSFEFEKRRNIPVKYNRELWGKTIEAIKKIETIKQKRQNLHIMQRLYKGRELEQEKDIKEVRRNMSLIRSPAAGLKERKAQEEQEEQEQMNVELEMETEQMVAN; via the exons ATGCGTATTGAAACGTGTTATTTTTGCTCGTCCCGGATATATCCGGGACATGGAATTGAGTTCGTGAGGAATGATTCCAAG CTATTCAGGTTTTGTCGCGCAAAGTGTCACGCCGCgtttaagaaaaagaagaacccCAGGAAGGTCAAATGGACGAAGGCGTACAGGAAGACAGTTGGCAAGGAATTGGCAATCGATCCATCATTCGAGTTCGAGAAGAGGAGAAACATACCCGTGAAATATAACAGAGAACTATGGGGCAAAACGATCGAGGCGATAAAGAAGATAGAAACCATCAAACAGAAGCGACAGAATCTACACATTATGCAGCGGTTGTACAAGGGAAGAGAATTGGAACAGGAGAAGGATATCAAGGAGGTACGACGCAATATGTCCCTCATCCGCTCGCCAGCTGCTGGTCTCAAGGAGAGGAAAGCACAGGAAGAGCAGGAAGAACAAGAACAGATGAACGTGGAGCTCGAGATGGAAACGGAACAAATGGTGGCAAACTAG
- the LOC105278498 gene encoding neither inactivation nor afterpotential protein G — MWCHVLISIVVLLSSLLYHYHFSEPTSVIDHPETHYDYIVVGAGTSGCVIASRLSEVSNVTVLLVEAGGHFGWLSTMPLLAPMMQGTEVDWAYKTEPQVFSSRGFYGYRQNWPRGKGLGGSGQLNYLVHSFGRPEDYKRWPKGWTHADLLPYIHKVSDIMNVIPMPEEEYLTKAFVLAEESLKLDNVFLRKAMYTARKGTRWSTLHAYLRKAWNRNNLHILMNTLVAKILFNHKKIDGIRVMYRNGSVGSINVRKEVILCAGTVNSPQLLLISGVGPVDELEKHKIPVVRDLPEVGRNLFDHLNVPIYVNLRERVSITLVKLQTVPEVFNYFAFGTGWLATNGVMGLGLANNSGILLFGVASTEEKLLKAISNFETETYRSLFPSYNDSMHEGFIYLVSCLQPKSRGSVMLRSSSIHDPPKINPAYLQDPDDVMCTYRAIKLAIDTLNTRLFREYGAKVHLPDLEECRHLRQDYRDMDYSECVMRIAGLTSYHPCGTCRIGAVVDEELKVKGVSGLRIMDASVVPSPISGTPNSVLVAMAERASDIIMDRTPN, encoded by the exons ATGTGGTGTCACGTGTTAATCTCGATCGTGGTACTGCTGTCGTCGTTGCTCTATCATTATCACTTCAGCGAGCCGACCAGCGTTATCGATCATCCCGAGACGCATTACGACTACATCGTCG ttgGCGCTGGCACGTCTGGCTGCGTGATTGCATCACGGCTCTCAGAGGTGTCGAACGTGACCGTTCTGCTCGTGGAAGCTGGCGGGCACTTTGGATGGTTGTCGACCATGCCGCTTCTGGCACCGATGATGCAAGGCACCGAGGTCGACTGGGCCTACAAAACGGAGCCGCAAGTTTTCTCGTCCCGTGGGTTCTACGGCTAT AGACAAAACTGGCCGAGAGGGAAGGGCTTGGGTGGAAGCGGGCAGCTTAATTATCTCGTTCACTCCTTCGGGAGGCCCGAGGATTACAAGAGGTGGCCGAAGGGTTGGACGCACGCCGACTTGCTCCCCTATATTCACAAAGTGTCCGACATTATGAACGTTATCCCGATGCCAGAGGAAGAGTACTTGACGAAGGCCTTCGTTCTGGCTGAGGAGTCGTTGAAGCTGGATAACGTATTCCTGCGGAAAGCGATGTACACCGCGCGGAAGGGGACTAGATGGAGCACGCTTCATGCGTACCTGCGGAAAGCCTGGAATCGCAACAACCTGCACATCTTGATGAACACGCTCGTAGCAAAG ATACTGTTCAACCATAAGAAGATCGATGGCATCAGAGTGATGTATAGAAACGGCTCGGTCGGGAGTATCAACGTGAGGAAGGAGGTGATCCTCTGCGCAGGCACCGTCAACAGCCCGCAGTTGCTCTTGATTTCCGGCGTAGGGCCCGTCGACGAGTTGGAGAAGCACAAG ATACCCGTGGTGCGAGATCTCCCGGAGGTGGGCCGGAATCTGTTCGATCACCTGAACGTGCCGATTTACGTGAACCTGCGGGAGCGCGTCAGCATCACGCTCGTCAAGCTGCAGACAGTGCCCGAGGTGTTCAATTATTTCGCCTTTGGAACCG GATGGTTGGCCACTAACGGCGTAATGGGACTCGGCCTCGCCAACAACAGTGGTATCCTCCTCTTCGGCGTGGCGTCCACGGAGGAAAAATTGCTCAAGGCCATCTCGAATTTCGAGACCGAG ACGTACAGATCGCTGTTTCCGTCGTACAACGACAGCATGCACGAGGGATTCATCTATCTCGTGTCATGTCTGCAACCCAAGTCCCGCGGAAGCGTGATGTTGAGGTCAAGCAGCATCCATGACCCGCCGAAAATCAATCCGGCGTACCTTCAGGATCCTGATGACGTCATGTGCACTTATCGAG CCATAAAACTCGCGATAGATACCCTCAACACGAGGCTATTTCGCGAGTACGGAGCGAAGGTCCATCTTCCCGATCTCGAGGAGTGTCGCCACTTACGACAGGACTATCGGGACATGGATTACTCGGAGTGCGTCATGAGAATCGCGGGTCTCACGAGTTACCATCCGTGTGGCACGTGCAGAATAGGCGCGGTTGTGGACGAGGAACTGAA GGTGAAAGGCGTGAGTGGATTAAGGATAATGGACGCCAGCGTAGTGCCGTCTCCAATTTCCGGCACGCCGAATTCGGTTCTCGTTGCGATGGCGGAACGCGCGTCTGACATAATTATGGATCGGACGCCCAACTGA